The Flavobacterium faecale genomic sequence AGTCCGGTGGTACCGTTGGACGACCCGTTTTCATGTTCACAAAAACCAAAACTGAACTCCCAATTGTTAACAACTCCTTTGCTTCGTTATGAATTTCATATTCGAATTCGATTTTTACAGACGTCTGACTTTTAAAGACAGTTTTAATCGTTAAAAGGTCATCGTATCGTGCCGGCTTTTTAAAATTAGTAGTTAATGATACCACTGGTAGCATCACCCCTTCCTCCTCCATCTTTTTATACGAAACCCCCATTTTCCTTAGCCATTCCACGCGTCCCATCTCAAAATACTGCGCGTAGTTACCATGATAAACCACACCCAT encodes the following:
- a CDS encoding acyl-CoA thioesterase, with the translated sequence MKEFEFEVRVRYSETDQMGVVYHGNYAQYFEMGRVEWLRKMGVSYKKMEEEGVMLPVVSLTTNFKKPARYDDLLTIKTVFKSQTSVKIEFEYEIHNEAKELLTIGSSVLVFVNMKTGRPTVPPDYIKECLASISK